In one window of Capra hircus breed San Clemente chromosome 28, ASM170441v1, whole genome shotgun sequence DNA:
- the SFTPD gene encoding pulmonary surfactant-associated protein D isoform X2 — translation MLLLPLSVLLLLTQPWRSLGAEMTFYSQKTLANACTLVMCSPPEGGLPGRDGRDGREGPRGEKGDPGSPGLAGQAGMPGPAGPTGPKGDNGSAGEPGLKGDTGPPGPTGMPGPAGREGPSGRQGSTGPPGTPGPKGEPGPKGGVGAPGMQGSPGPAGLKGERGAPGQPGAPGPAGLAGPAGAIGPQGSSGARGPPGLKGDRGTPGERGAKGESGLAAVLFPDGRSVGEKIFKTAGSEKTFQDAQQVCTQAGGQLPSPRSAAENEALTQLATAQNKAAFLSMTDTRKEGTFIYPTGEPLVYSNWAPQEPNNDGGSENCVEIFPNGKWNDKVCGEQRLVICEF, via the exons AtgcttctcctccctctctccgtGCTGCTCCTGCTCACACAGCCCTGGAGATCCCTGGGAGCAGAAATGACGTTCTATTCCCAGAAAACACTGGCCAACGCCTGTACCCTGGTTATGTGTAGCCCCCCGGAGGGTGGCTTGCCTGGTCGTGATGGACGAGATGGGAGAGAAGGCCCCCGGGGAGAGAAGGGAGATCCAG GTTCACCAGGACTAGCAGGACAAGCAGGAATGCCAGGACCAGCTGGCCCCACTGGGCCGAAAGGAGACAATGGCTCTGCTGGAGAACCTGGACTAAAGGGAGACACTGGACCACCTG GGCCTACAGGTATGCCTGGTCCAGCTGGAAGAGAGGGCCCCTCAGGGAGGCAGGGGAGCACGGGACCTCCAGGCACACCAGGCCCCAAAGGAGAACCTGGGCCCAAAG GAGGAGTGGGTGCCCCAGGCATGCAGGGCTCCCCAGGCCCCGCAGGTCTCAAAGGAGAGAGAGGTGCCCCTGGTCAGCCCGGAGCCCCTGGACCTGCGGGGCTGGCAG GGCCTGCTGGAGCCATCGGTCCACAGGGGTCTTCAGGTGCCAGGGGCCCCCCAGGACTGAAGGGGGACAGAGGTACTCCTGGAGAAAGAGGAGCAAAGGGTGAGAGTGGGCTTGCAG CGGTGCTCTTCCCTGATGGCCGGAGTGTCGGGGAGAAGATCTTTAAGACGGCAGGCTCTGAAAAAACGTTTCAGGATGCCCAGCAGGTCTGCACACAGGCTGGAGGACAGCTGCCCTCCCCACGTTCTGCAGCTGAGAACGAGGCCTTGACTCAGCTGGCCACAGCCCAGAACAAGGCTGCTTTCCTGAGCATGACCGATACCAGGAAGGAGGGTACTTTCATCTACCCCACGGGGGAGCCCCTGGTCTATTCCAACTGGGCCCCCCAGGAGCCCAACAATGATGGCGGCTCAGAGAACTGTGTGGAGATCTTTCCCAATGGCAAGTGGAATGACAAGGTCTGCGGAGAACAGCGCCTCGTGATCTGCGAGTTCTGa
- the SFTPD gene encoding pulmonary surfactant-associated protein D isoform X1 — protein sequence MLLLPLSVLLLLTQPWRSLGAEMTFYSQKTLANACTLVMCSPPEGGLPGRDGRDGREGPRGEKGDPGSPGLAGQAGMPGPAGPTGPKGDNGSAGEPGLKGDTGPPGPTGMPGPAGREGPSGRQGSTGPPGTPGPKGEPGPKGGVGAPGMQGSPGPAGLKGERGAPGQPGAPGPAGLAGPAGAIGPQGSSGARGPPGLKGDRGTPGERGAKGESGLAEVNALRQRVGTLEGQLQSLQNAFSQYKKAVLFPDGRSVGEKIFKTAGSEKTFQDAQQVCTQAGGQLPSPRSAAENEALTQLATAQNKAAFLSMTDTRKEGTFIYPTGEPLVYSNWAPQEPNNDGGSENCVEIFPNGKWNDKVCGEQRLVICEF from the exons AtgcttctcctccctctctccgtGCTGCTCCTGCTCACACAGCCCTGGAGATCCCTGGGAGCAGAAATGACGTTCTATTCCCAGAAAACACTGGCCAACGCCTGTACCCTGGTTATGTGTAGCCCCCCGGAGGGTGGCTTGCCTGGTCGTGATGGACGAGATGGGAGAGAAGGCCCCCGGGGAGAGAAGGGAGATCCAG GTTCACCAGGACTAGCAGGACAAGCAGGAATGCCAGGACCAGCTGGCCCCACTGGGCCGAAAGGAGACAATGGCTCTGCTGGAGAACCTGGACTAAAGGGAGACACTGGACCACCTG GGCCTACAGGTATGCCTGGTCCAGCTGGAAGAGAGGGCCCCTCAGGGAGGCAGGGGAGCACGGGACCTCCAGGCACACCAGGCCCCAAAGGAGAACCTGGGCCCAAAG GAGGAGTGGGTGCCCCAGGCATGCAGGGCTCCCCAGGCCCCGCAGGTCTCAAAGGAGAGAGAGGTGCCCCTGGTCAGCCCGGAGCCCCTGGACCTGCGGGGCTGGCAG GGCCTGCTGGAGCCATCGGTCCACAGGGGTCTTCAGGTGCCAGGGGCCCCCCAGGACTGAAGGGGGACAGAGGTACTCCTGGAGAAAGAGGAGCAAAGGGTGAGAGTGGGCTTGCAG aggtcAATGCTCTCAGGCAGCGGGTGGGAACCTTAGAGGGACAGCTACAAAGCCTCCAGAATGCCTTCTCTCAGTATAAGAAAG CGGTGCTCTTCCCTGATGGCCGGAGTGTCGGGGAGAAGATCTTTAAGACGGCAGGCTCTGAAAAAACGTTTCAGGATGCCCAGCAGGTCTGCACACAGGCTGGAGGACAGCTGCCCTCCCCACGTTCTGCAGCTGAGAACGAGGCCTTGACTCAGCTGGCCACAGCCCAGAACAAGGCTGCTTTCCTGAGCATGACCGATACCAGGAAGGAGGGTACTTTCATCTACCCCACGGGGGAGCCCCTGGTCTATTCCAACTGGGCCCCCCAGGAGCCCAACAATGATGGCGGCTCAGAGAACTGTGTGGAGATCTTTCCCAATGGCAAGTGGAATGACAAGGTCTGCGGAGAACAGCGCCTCGTGATCTGCGAGTTCTGa
- the SFTPD gene encoding pulmonary surfactant-associated protein D isoform X3, which produces MLLLPLSVLLLLTQPWRSLGAEMTFYSQKTLANACTLVMCSPPEGGLPGRDGRDGREGPRGEKGDPGSPGLAGQAGMPGPAGPTGPKGDNGSAGEPGLKGDTGPPGPTGMPGPAGREGPSGRQGSTGPPGTPGPKGEPGPKGPAGAIGPQGSSGARGPPGLKGDRGTPGERGAKGESGLAEVNALRQRVGTLEGQLQSLQNAFSQYKKAVLFPDGRSVGEKIFKTAGSEKTFQDAQQVCTQAGGQLPSPRSAAENEALTQLATAQNKAAFLSMTDTRKEGTFIYPTGEPLVYSNWAPQEPNNDGGSENCVEIFPNGKWNDKVCGEQRLVICEF; this is translated from the exons AtgcttctcctccctctctccgtGCTGCTCCTGCTCACACAGCCCTGGAGATCCCTGGGAGCAGAAATGACGTTCTATTCCCAGAAAACACTGGCCAACGCCTGTACCCTGGTTATGTGTAGCCCCCCGGAGGGTGGCTTGCCTGGTCGTGATGGACGAGATGGGAGAGAAGGCCCCCGGGGAGAGAAGGGAGATCCAG GTTCACCAGGACTAGCAGGACAAGCAGGAATGCCAGGACCAGCTGGCCCCACTGGGCCGAAAGGAGACAATGGCTCTGCTGGAGAACCTGGACTAAAGGGAGACACTGGACCACCTG GGCCTACAGGTATGCCTGGTCCAGCTGGAAGAGAGGGCCCCTCAGGGAGGCAGGGGAGCACGGGACCTCCAGGCACACCAGGCCCCAAAGGAGAACCTGGGCCCAAAG GGCCTGCTGGAGCCATCGGTCCACAGGGGTCTTCAGGTGCCAGGGGCCCCCCAGGACTGAAGGGGGACAGAGGTACTCCTGGAGAAAGAGGAGCAAAGGGTGAGAGTGGGCTTGCAG aggtcAATGCTCTCAGGCAGCGGGTGGGAACCTTAGAGGGACAGCTACAAAGCCTCCAGAATGCCTTCTCTCAGTATAAGAAAG CGGTGCTCTTCCCTGATGGCCGGAGTGTCGGGGAGAAGATCTTTAAGACGGCAGGCTCTGAAAAAACGTTTCAGGATGCCCAGCAGGTCTGCACACAGGCTGGAGGACAGCTGCCCTCCCCACGTTCTGCAGCTGAGAACGAGGCCTTGACTCAGCTGGCCACAGCCCAGAACAAGGCTGCTTTCCTGAGCATGACCGATACCAGGAAGGAGGGTACTTTCATCTACCCCACGGGGGAGCCCCTGGTCTATTCCAACTGGGCCCCCCAGGAGCCCAACAATGATGGCGGCTCAGAGAACTGTGTGGAGATCTTTCCCAATGGCAAGTGGAATGACAAGGTCTGCGGAGAACAGCGCCTCGTGATCTGCGAGTTCTGa